The Ipomoea triloba cultivar NCNSP0323 chromosome 4, ASM357664v1 DNA segment NNNNNNNNNNNNNNNNNNNNNNNNNNNNNNNNNNNNNNNNNNNNNNNNNNNNNNNNNNNNNNNNNNNNNNNNNNNNNNNNNNNNNNNNNNNNNNNNNNNNNNNNNNNNNNNNNNNNNNNNNNNNNNNNNNNNNNNNNNNNNNNNNNNNNNNNNNNNNNNNNNNNNNNNNNNNNNNNNNNNNNNNNNNNNNNNNNNNNNNNNNNNNNNNNNNNNNNNNNNNNNNNNNNNNNNNNNNNNNNNNNNNNNNNNNNNNNNNNNNNNNNNNNNNNNNNNNNNNNNNNNNNNNNNNNNNNNNNNNNNNNNNNNNNNNNNNNNNNNNNNNNNNNNNNNNNNNNNNNNNNNNNNNNNNNNNNNNNNNNNNNNNNNNNNNNNNNNNNNNNNNNNNNNNNNNNNNNNNNNNNNNNNNNNNNNNNNNNNNNNNNNNNNNNNNNNNNNNNNNNNNNNNNNNNNNNNNNNNNNNNNNNNNNNNNNNNNNNNNNNNNNNNNNNNNNNNNNNNNNNNNNNNNNNNNNNNNNNNNNNNNNNNNNNNNNNNNNNNNNNNNNNNNNNNNNNNNNNNNNNNNNNNNNNNNNNNNNNNNNNNNNNNNNNNNNNNNNNNNNNNNNNNNNNNNNNNNNNNNNNNNNNNNNNNNNNNNNNNNNNNNNNNNNNNNNNNNNNNNNNNNNNNNNNNNNNNNNNNNNNNNNNNNNNNNNNNNNNNNNNNNNNNNNNNNNNNNNNNNNNNNNNNNNNNNNNNNNNNNNNNNNNNNNNNNNNNNNNNNNNNNNNNNNNNNNNNNNNNNNNNNNNNNNNNNNNNNNNNNNNNNNNNNNNNNNNNNNNNNNNNNNNNNNNNNNNNNNNNNNNNNNNNNNNNNNNNNNNNNNNNNNNNNNNNNNNNNNNNNNNNNNNNNNNNNNNNNNNNNNNNNNNNNNNNNNNNNNNNNNNNNNNNNNNNNNNNNNNNNNNNNNNNNNNNNNNNNNNNNNNNNNNNNNNNNNNNNNNNNNNNNNNNNNNNNNNNNNNNNNNNNNNNNNNNNNNNNNNNNNNNNNNNNNNNNNNNNNNNNNNNNNNNNNNNNNNNNNNNNNNNNNNNNNNNNNNNNNNNNNNNNNNNNNNNNNNNNNNNNNNNNNNNNNNNNNNNNNNNNNNNNNNNNNNNNNNNNNNNNNNNNNNNNNNNNNNNNNNNNNNNNNNNNNNNNNNNNNNNNNNNNNNNNNNNNNNNNNNNNNNNNNNNNNNNNNNNNNNNNNNNNNNNNNNNNNNNNNNNNNNNNNNNNNNNNNNNNNNNNNNNNNNNNNNNNNNNNNNNNNNNNNNNNNNNNNNNNNNNNNNNNNNNNNNNNNNNNNNNNNNNNNNNNNNNNNNNNNNNNNNNNNNNNNNNNNNNNNNNNNNNNNNNNNNNNNNNNNNNNNNNNNNNNNNNNNNNNNNNNNNNNNNNNNNNNNNNNNNNNNNNNNNNNNNNNNNNNNNNNNNNNNNNNNNNNNNNNNNNNNNNNNNNNNNNNNNNNNNNNNNNNNNNNNNNNNNNNNNNNNNNNNNNNNNNNNNNNNNNNNNNNNNNNNNNNNNNNNNNNNNNNNNNNNNNNNNNNNNNNNNNNNNNNNNNNNNNNNNNNNNNNNNNNNNNNNNNNNNNNNNNNNNNNNNNNNNNNNNNNNNNNNNNNNNNNNNNNNNNNNNNNNNNNNNNNNNNNNNNNNNNNNNNNNNNNNNNNNNNNNNNNNNNNNNNNNNNNNNNNNNNNNNNNNNNNNNNNNNNNNNNNNNNNNNNNNNNNNNNNNNNNNNNNNNNNNNNNNNNNNNNNNNNNNNNNNNNNNNNNNNNNNNNNNNNNNNNNNNNNNNNNNNNNNNNNNNNNNNNNNNNNNNNNNNNNNNNNNNNNNNNNNNNNNNNNNNNNNNNNNNNNNNNNNNNNNNNNNNNNNNNNNNNNNNNNNNNNNNNNNNNNNNNNNNNNNNNNNNNNNNNNNNNNNNNNNNNNNNNNNNNNNNNNNNNNNNNNNNNNNNNNNNNNNNNNNNNNNNNNNNNNNNNNNNNNNNNNNNNNNNNNNNNNNNNNNNNNNNNNNNNNNNNNNNNNNNNNNNNNNNNNNNNNNNNNNNNNNNNNNNNNNNNNNNNNNNNNNNNNNNNNNNNNNNNNNNNNNNNNNNNNNNNNNNNNNNNNNNNNNNNNNNNNNNNNNNNNNNNNNNNNNNNNNNNNNNNNNNNNNNNNNNNNNNNNNNNNNNNNNNNNNNNNNNNNNNNNNNNNNNNNNNNNNNNNNNNNNNNNNNNNNNNNNNNNNNNNNNNNNNNNNNNNNNNNNNNNNNNNNNNNNNNNNNNNNNNNNNNNNNNNNNNNNNNNNNNNNNNNNNNNNNNNNNNNNNNNNNNNNNNNNNNNNNNNNNNNNNNNNNNNNNNNNNNNNNNNNNNNNNNNNNNNNNNNNNNNNNNNNNNNNNNNNNNNNNAAACtctgctaactaaaaggggataacatttccgctgcgcataaaactttgtcttcacctcgtgaggtatcgaacttaaacatcctaagttcaaatacacacgagaggttgaaaagatttgcaaaatcttatacaagtctattcaccccccccctctagacttgtaccccatccccttgggaccaacaattggtatcagagcaagttctctgatcgatataaacctttgtttatattgcctagagatccttctttgaaaaatcNGCTCGTTTGGGTATAACTAgaattgctgaaagaagaaaaaggattGTGGCTGCTTTGACTGTTTTTTTAGAGATGTATACTGCTGTTAGTGCTTTAGTACTTTTAATGGCATCAACAACATCTCTCAATAGTTATAGGCCAAGCATTAAGCACTATTCTCTTGATAGTTATTACAAAAGAGAGTACGTTCAACGAATTTTGAATAATAACGAGTTATGCATTTCACTACTTAGGATGAATTTGCAAACTTTTTCCAAACTATGTGAAATGCTAGAGAGTTTAGGAGGATTAAAACCAACAAGGAACATGACTATTGGGGAACAAGTAGTAATCTTCTTACATATTCTTGCTCATCATGTTAAAAATCGAGTCATTCAATACAATTATGGAAGGTCAGGTGAGAGTATCAGTCGAGCGTTTCATAAAGTCCTGAATGCTATAATGCATTTGCAAGGTCATTTGTTTAGAACACCCGAACCCATTTCGGCAAATTGTACCGACAGTCGATGGAAGTGGTTTAAGGTACACTATCATCATAAATATTttgatgtattatatatattgggagtttttgtttttaattaaggTTCATATTTCCTGTAGAATTGTTTAGGTGCTTTAGATGGGACCTTTATCAAGGTTAATGTGCCAAGTTCTGATAAGCCTAGATATCGAACTCGTAAGGGAGACATTGCAACAAATGTTTTAGGTGTGTGCACTCCTGATATGCAATTTGTATATGTTCTAAGTGGTTGGGAAGGATCAGTGGCTGATAGTCGAGTTCTTCGTGATGCAATTAGGAAAAGAAGTGACACATGTGAACCTATTACTGCAGATTCTTTGCTTGGTGCTGCCATGATGTTGAGTGAGAAGTTGGAATCGGTAGGAGACAAAATAAGTAAAAGTCTTGGAACTGAATTGACTCTTCAACAAAAAATTGAGCAATTAGAGGGTAAGTTGAGTGAGATTGAGGGGCTGGAATATGATGACAAGTTTATGGCTTTGATCAAGCTTCCTGAATATCCAAATCAAATGCTTGTATTTTTTAGTCTTGCAGCGGACCAAAGGCTTGAATGGGTGAAAATGTTCCTTGCTACATATTGAACATGTTTGTGGTGAGGAGTCTTGCAACGGACCAAAGGCTGATgcattgttgtttttgttgtcaagTTAGAAAGTATCCTATTGTAAGTATGAAGCTGGCTATGTAAAAATATGATGTTAGcttatttttttggaaactaAAAAGGATGAACTTGTTAACTTGAATATCATgtgtattttgtaatattttgaaacttgtttgttataatattatggtaTTCTGCAACATTAGTATAATGTGTATCTTAATTTtgtcttgtttatttatttatttatttattttttcttattcttcttttttcaaagcatatttaacacccactaataataataataataataataataataataataataataataggggcatttaggtctttatacacattattccttaccattctaaatccaaccaaacaacagaatttatcttcccagcaacttcttttccaccaaccaaacaacataatttatcttcctggtaactacttttccacagaatttcacttccactttccttcaaatattttccgcgaatcAAACGTGCCCTTAGTTTTTTAGTTAGACGTGTCAAATAGAACCATAATCTCttgttccaaaaaaataaaatgatgtaGTAGAGATTGAGAGCGTCTAGTAGACTTTCTCCAACAGAATTCTGAGACTGATTTACGGACGATTTGATTAGTCCTCAGGAAATTAGGATGGGGCAGCGAACCACATGAAAGTAATACTCACTTCACTCCTCCAAGAAACTTCCAAATCTGGGAACATCCTCGGTTTGCGGTCCGTGATCATTCCACTCTTCACTTCTCCCTGTCACTTCTTCTATTTCGGACTTTGGAGCcatttgatttcattatttatcaTTCTCATTTTAAGCAGCTCACCCCAGAATTCTTAATGGCGCAGTCTCAAGTTCAATGCGGATTCTTGATGTTTGGTTCAGTTAACGGTGCGAGTTTCTTTGTTATCTTGCTTTTTTTACAAATCACCGGTTCATGTTTGTGTAGAAAAAATTAGGGTTCATTTTCTGTTTTTTGCATGTACATTTGCTTTCTTGGCTTtgttaactgtgttgtggagcCAATGTCTGCATTATTTGTTTGTTCtactttgttgaattttttgtgTTGGAATTTATTGAGCTTTTGTGTTGGCAGCTCCTTAATGAATTGCGTTTCGGATTTGCCCTTATGGGATTTATTAAGTTGAAATCTTGGATAGAGGTTTTAGATTGAAATCTTGATCATGTGAAGTCGATTGGCACTCAATCAACATTGCTCGATTTCATAGCTTTCATAACTTTGATAACTTTGAtctttttaggaaaaaaaaagtgattgtgattttatgctaatgaaattcatgttttttttaattccttcATGTCTAAAGACCCTTTGTAGAGGTAATCCCTTTTCTTTGATCAACAATCAATTTGTTTTTGTGTTAGCAGGGCGAGATTCGGATGACTGACCAAACTCTATGTTTGGCTTGGTCCTGATATCTCCTTAAGTATTCAAATGGCAATGTTACCACTATCATCTGTGCTACAATCATGCTACCTTGGCCGTGGAACTGCTGAGTCATCCAAGTCAGTTGCTTGTGCTCGCGGTTGCCATAGTGAAAGAGTAGTATGCGGTCTAAGGAATGTGGATGCAGTACAGAAACCGTTCTACTGGAATGGCGgaaattttactcaaaaaatttCTAGTAAACCGTACGGTCTAATGGTGGTGGCAGCAACAGCCGCAGATACTTCTGTTATACAAACTGCTGGACAAGTGTCAAAATATCTCTTCAGAACCGAGACCACTGGCCTAGTGAAGGTGTCTGTTGATAAGAGGAATAGTAAGTACGGAGTACAAATTCAAGTTTTACCATCAGAGCTTGATGGCAGAGTCGGTGAGCTGGTTATGATTTGGGGGTTATTTAGGTCTGATGCCCAATCTCTTATGTCTTTGGATTCACAAAGTGTTGGGACAAGCAATAAGCAGAGTACTGTTGAAACAGTATTTCAATCTAAATCTTCTGGCAAGCTTGTTGAGTTGGATTTTGAACTAAGCTTAGCTCCCTTCTACCTCTCTTTCTTTCTGAAGTCTGAATTGGCTTCTGAAGTTAATAACTCAGAAATCAAAAGTCACAGGAAGACAAATTTTGTCGTACCAATTGGGTTTAGTTCTGGACATCCTGCTCCACTGGGCCTATCTTTTCTCTCAGATGGTTCTATTAATTTTGCAGTTCTCTCACGCAGTTCCGAAAGTGTTGTCTTGTGTTTGTATGATGACATGAGAAAAGAAAAACCTGTTATAGAACTTGATCTGGATCCTTATGTGAATCGATCGGGTGATGTTTGGCATGCCTCAATAGATGGCTCTTTGCCGTTTGTGGGCTATGGTTACCGCTGCAAGGGGGCCACTGCTGAGAAGACAGAACATGCTCTGTTAGATCCATATGCAAAGATCCTTGTGGATTATATTCCTCCCAGGGAAGGATTTAACTCAGTTCCAAGATTTCTTGGACAACTATGCAAGGAACCTGCATTCGATTGGAGCAATGATATCCGACCTAACATTCCAATGGAGAAACTAATAGTTTATCATTTGAATGTTAGTAATTTCACAAAGGGCAAGTCCAGCAAGTTACCTGCTCAGGTTGCAGGAACCTTCTCTGGTATTACTGAAAAATTGCAGCATTTCAAGGATCTTGGTGTCAATGCAATCTTATTAGAGCCTATCTTCCCTTTTGATGAACAGAAAGGACCATATTTTCCTGTGCATTTTTTTTCACCTGGGCACTTATGTGGGCCTCCTGGTGATCCTTCTTCCATTATTAATTCTATGAAACAGATGGTCAAGGAAGTTCATGCCAATGGGATAGAGGTTTTTCTACAGGTTGTTTTCACCCACACAGCAGAGGGTGCATCGTTGTTGCATATTGATAAGTCTTCCTATTATTATCTTGAAGATGATATGGGCATGAAAACTGAAAATTCATTAAATTGCAATTACCCTCCGGTCCAACAAATGATTTTGGACAGCCTCCGCCATTGGGTGGTGGAATATCATATTGatggtttttgttttgttaatgcTTCTTTCTTGACAAGAGGATTCCATGGCGAGTTCCTGACTCACCCTCCTTTAATTGAGGCAATTGCTTTTGATCCTTTACTTTCAAAGGTGAAGTTGATTGCAGATTTTTGGGATCCTGTTGAGAATACGTCAAAGGAAATTATATTCCCTCATTGGAAGAGATGGGCCGAGATAAATTCAAAATTCTGTGGTGATGTCAGGAACTTTTTGAGGGGTAATGGTTCTCTCAGCAAGCTAGCAACACGTCTTTGTGGAAGTGGTGATGTTTTCTCTGGTGGGCGAGGCCCTGCATTCTCTTTAAATTATATTGCCAGAAACTTTGGACTTACCCTTGTAGATTTAGTCAGCTTTAGTAGCCGTGAAGTGGCTTCAGAATTAAGCTGGAACTGTGGGGAGGAAGGTCCTACAAACAAAAATGCTGTCCTAGAAAGACGACTTAAACAGATCCGTAATTTTCTCTTCATATTGTTCATTTCTCTTGGTGTTCCAGTTCTTAACATGGGAGATGAGGGCGGTCGGTCTTCAGGGGGCTCCCCTGCATATGAGGCTCGGAAGCCTTTTGACTGGAATGCTTTAAGAACTGGTTTTGGTGTTCAGACAACACAGTTTATTTCATTCTTGAGCAAGCTAAGAACAAGAAGAAGTGACCTTCTTCAGAAGGGAGATTTCTTGGATGAAGATAATATCGAATGGCATGGAAGTGACCAATCTCCGCCTAGATGGGTTGACCCATCTAACAAATTTCTGGCAATGACTTTAAAAGCAGACACTGGCGAAATTGAATCAAGCACTGCCTCTGATCTACCCGGACACCTTTTTGCTGCCTTCAATAGTGCTGACCATTCAGAGAGTGTTGTCCTTCCCCCACTGCCGGCAGGCATGGCGTGGTTTCGCCTGGTTGATACAGCCCTTCCTTTTCCAGGGTTTTTTAGCGAGAAGGGAACTCCTATTGAGGATGGATCAGCTAAATATGAGATGAAGTCTCACAGCTGTATGCTCTTGGAAGCGAAACACACAAATGGCTGAAACTCATCCATATGCTCTTGTATGAAAAAATTTCATTCCTCTACAATACTAGCGCTTAATTAAGGTATGAAAGCTTCTGCAGAACTACTTAAAGTGTAAATTGCTTGTTAAACTCATGTAAGTGTCATTCCTCCTTTAATAAAAAGCTTTGCAGTTCAATCATAGAATATTCCCTTGCATTTCTTATTAAGCTCCCCATTGCACCTTGATTTCTGAACTTAGTCGAGAGAAGATGGTTGTGTGCAGTTTAGATTATAATTCCCAATATGCTTTCTATCTAGCTAATAGTATTTCCACTCGGAGAAATAATTATTGTGAAACAAAGGGAAAAAAAGATCTAAAGAGATTTTATTCTTCTAACAGGATGGAAATTTGAAACACAGATCAAGAACACCGTTCACAGTGGCACTGTTACAGTTGAGAAACTTTTCATCATTACTCTCTGTactgattacaatttttttttcatctgcTAAATCTGATTACATTTAGGTACGAAGTGGGCCAGGGGGACTGATGCTAACGGGTAATATAGTGCCATCCTTTTCTGCTGTTGGTACATTTTTGCAAACTTCTGTTTCCTTGCATTTGCCCCACAGAAGAATATATAGGCCAATAACAACCAAAATGGATCCTAAAATGCTGTTTAGATGTTCAAAGAACATGTTTagtaatttcatatataattaaataatgaggatATATGCTTTGTCTAGTTGTCTTTCTCTTTATTAGTCCAAAAGTTAGTGAAAGTAGTTGTCATACAATCTAGTCCCCAATAGTgacaaaagtaaataaataaatcctacaattgaaaaaaaaaaaaaaagaaaaaaaagaaaaagtataagCCGTACCTTCCCAGGTGAATTTGTTCATGAAGTAAGAATACATCCAAGATAGCGGCAAAAATCTGAATGAAGGGACTAAACGCTGAGGTGAAGACGGGACCCTTCTGCTTTACACACCATGACATAATAACAAAGCATATACCTGATCCCACTATGCCCTGTATCCATTCAACAGAAAACCATCCATGAGTTAAACTTTTCATCTATGTTTCTAAACTTCAGAGATGGTTGACATGAAGAAGAGATGCTTACAGTATATAAAATGGTCGAGATCTCTAATGCTCCTTTCAGTTTCCATATAGATGTTCTTCTCTCAATGATAAAACATAGGATAGCAGATTGAATAGCAGCTAGAAAGGACATAATAGTTGTGCTAGAATACTGATAGGGATACTCTCTCCCGACCCTATCCTGTATGTGATACC contains these protein-coding regions:
- the LOC116015858 gene encoding uncharacterized protein LOC116015858 — translated: MARLGITRIAERRKRIVAALTVFLEMYTAVSALVLLMASTTSLNSYRPSIKHYSLDSYYKREYVQRILNNNELCISLLRMNLQTFSKLCEMLESLGGLKPTRNMTIGEQVVIFLHILAHHVKNRVIQYNYGRSGESISRAFHKVLNAIMHLQGHLFRTPEPISANCTDSRWKWFKNCLGALDGTFIKVNVPSSDKPRYRTRKGDIATNVLGVCTPDMQFVYVLSGWEGSVADSRVLRDAIRKRSDTCEPITADSLLGAAMMLSEKLESVGDKISKSLGTELTLQQKIEQLEGKLSEIEGLEYDDKFMALIKLPEYPNQMLVFFSLAADQRLEWVKMFLATY
- the LOC116016687 gene encoding isoamylase 2, chloroplastic is translated as MAMLPLSSVLQSCYLGRGTAESSKSVACARGCHSERVVCGLRNVDAVQKPFYWNGGNFTQKISSKPYGLMVVAATAADTSVIQTAGQVSKYLFRTETTGLVKVSVDKRNSKYGVQIQVLPSELDGRVGELVMIWGLFRSDAQSLMSLDSQSVGTSNKQSTVETVFQSKSSGKLVELDFELSLAPFYLSFFLKSELASEVNNSEIKSHRKTNFVVPIGFSSGHPAPLGLSFLSDGSINFAVLSRSSESVVLCLYDDMRKEKPVIELDLDPYVNRSGDVWHASIDGSLPFVGYGYRCKGATAEKTEHALLDPYAKILVDYIPPREGFNSVPRFLGQLCKEPAFDWSNDIRPNIPMEKLIVYHLNVSNFTKGKSSKLPAQVAGTFSGITEKLQHFKDLGVNAILLEPIFPFDEQKGPYFPVHFFSPGHLCGPPGDPSSIINSMKQMVKEVHANGIEVFLQVVFTHTAEGASLLHIDKSSYYYLEDDMGMKTENSLNCNYPPVQQMILDSLRHWVVEYHIDGFCFVNASFLTRGFHGEFLTHPPLIEAIAFDPLLSKVKLIADFWDPVENTSKEIIFPHWKRWAEINSKFCGDVRNFLRGNGSLSKLATRLCGSGDVFSGGRGPAFSLNYIARNFGLTLVDLVSFSSREVASELSWNCGEEGPTNKNAVLERRLKQIRNFLFILFISLGVPVLNMGDEGGRSSGGSPAYEARKPFDWNALRTGFGVQTTQFISFLSKLRTRRSDLLQKGDFLDEDNIEWHGSDQSPPRWVDPSNKFLAMTLKADTGEIESSTASDLPGHLFAAFNSADHSESVVLPPLPAGMAWFRLVDTALPFPGFFSEKGTPIEDGSAKYEMKSHSCMLLEAKHTNG